A region from the Manihot esculenta cultivar AM560-2 chromosome 13, M.esculenta_v8, whole genome shotgun sequence genome encodes:
- the LOC122721594 gene encoding glycine-rich RNA-binding protein 10-like: MDGKGKQRMMGKVVKKEAAELVWESSDDDGYVKMGCVENDVESNKKKKVVAGGCGGGGGGGVGGGGGKKGSGGGGCGGSGGMRCCQADMCMADLSDAKPYHRRHKIP, from the coding sequence ATGGATGGAAAAGGGAAGCAGAGGATGATGGGAAAGGTGGTGAAGAAGGAAGCAGCTGAGCTTGTTTGGGAGTCATCAGATGATGATGGGTATGTGAAGATGGGGTGTGTGGAAAATGATGTTGAGAgtaacaagaaaaagaaagtggTGGCTGGTGgctgtggtggtggtggtggtggtggtgttggaggaggaggaggaaagaaagggtcaggtggtggtggttgtGGTGGAAGTGGAGGGATGAGGTGTTGTCAAGCTGACATGTGTATGGCTGATCTGAGTGATGCAAAGCCGTATCATAGAAGGCATAAG